In Streptococcus pneumoniae, the sequence TTCTTGGTAGATGCTGGCTTGGGCTTCTTTGACGGTATCTGCTGTGGTAACGAGCATATAAACTCGTCCGCCGTTTGAGAGCAGCGCTCTGCTATTTTCCGCAAACTTAGCCCCTGCATAGTAGGTAATGATGTCACCATCGGTTTTGACTGGCAACTCAACACCCTTTGAATAATCTAGCGGGTAGCCCTTGGATGCGACAACCACACCCAGAGTCACACCCTTGTCCGTCCACGTGATATTTGGCTCCTTGCTATCCAGGATATCTGTGATATTTTGAGCAAAGTCAGAGGTCAAGCGAGGCAAGATAATCTGAGTTTCTGGATCTCCGAACCGAGCGTTGAACTCGATGACTTTCGGTCCATCAGCTGTCAGGATAAGCCCTGCGTAAAGAACTCCCAGATAAGGGCGACCTTCTTTAATCATCCCTTCTAGAACTGGCTTGACAATGGTGTCAACCGCTGTATCAACTACACTCTGTGGTAAGTGTGGAACTGGCGCATAGGCACCCATACCACCCGTGTTAGGCCCTTTGTCGCCATCGTAGGCACGTTTGTGGTCCTGAGCCGTTGGCATGATGTAGAACTTATCACCATTGACAAAGGCAAAGAGTGAAAATTCCTCTCCTTCAAGGAATTCCTCAATAACCACGCGCGCACCTGAGTCACCAAATTTATTGTCCAAAAGCATCTCATGAGCGGCTTCGACCGCTTGCTCAACCGTCTCAGCAACGACGACACCCTTCCCAAGCGCCAAGCCATCCGCCTTGACTACGATAGGCGCACCATGCTTTTCG encodes:
- the purD gene encoding phosphoribosylamine--glycine ligase; the encoded protein is MKLLVVGSGGREHAIAKKLLESKDVEKVFVAPGNDGMTLDGLELVNISISEHSKLIDFAKTNDVAWTFIGPDDALAAGIVDDFNQAGLKAFGPTRAAAELEWSKDFAKEIMVKYGVSTAAYGTFSDFEEAKAYIEKHGAPIVVKADGLALGKGVVVAETVEQAVEAAHEMLLDNKFGDSGARVVIEEFLEGEEFSLFAFVNGDKFYIMPTAQDHKRAYDGDKGPNTGGMGAYAPVPHLPQSVVDTAVDTIVKPVLEGMIKEGRPYLGVLYAGLILTADGPKVIEFNARFGDPETQIILPRLTSDFAQNITDILDSKEPNITWTDKGVTLGVVVASKGYPLDYSKGVELPVKTDGDIITYYAGAKFAENSRALLSNGGRVYMLVTTADTVKEAQASIYQELSQQKIEGLFYRTDIGSKAIK